The window GGGGCAATTTATTGCGATACGGACAATATGCAATACACCTTTATAACAAAAAAACCTCAAACAAAAATAGACGATTCCTTTAAAAATTTTGCAAAACCTGTAGTAAATGCTCTTAAATCACTGGGTTTAAATGCCGAATTTACCGGAAGAAACGATATCCAAATTAACGGTTTAAAAGTAAGCGGTAATGCGCAATTTTACAAAAACGGAAAAGTAGTACATCACGGAACCTTACTTTTTAAGGCAAACACTTACAACTTATCAAATGCCCTAAAGGCAAGAGACATTAAATTTAAAGGAAAAGAAGTTCAATCCATAGCTGCCAGAATAGGTTTTATAAGCAACTTTATTGATATGAGCGTTACGGAATTCAAAGACTATGTAGAAGCTTTTATAAAAAAAGAATATAATATTAATTCCGTTACCGTATTAACCGGCGATGATATGGAAGAAATAAAAAAAATAAAATCGGAAATTTTCGGAACAAAAGAATGGAACTACGGCATAAAACCTTTAAACAAAAACAGAAAATCCGAAAAATACTCTTGCGGTATTGTAGAAATAGATATAGACTATAAAGACGGAAAAATACAAGATATTACCATAGAAGGAGACTTTTTCGGAGAATTAGGTATAGATAATTTATGCAATATCCTAAAAGGTTCCGAATGTTCACGGCAAGCTGTAACGGAAACATTAAAAAATATAGAAATCGATAAATATATTAAATCTATGGAAAAAGAAATTTTTATTGATTATATTATGAGAATAATTGAGGCGGATACTTGCGATGGAAAAAAAAGAATTTGTTAAAAAACCCAAATGGCTTCAACTTAGAGTGCAAGGAGACGGTAACACCGCAAATGTTAAAAATTTAATACGCACTCTTAATTTACATACGGTTTGCCATGAAGCAAATTGTCCCAACCGAATGGAATGTTTTGCACGGCGTACTGCAACCTTTATGATTTTAGGAAGAAACTGCACACGGAATTGCACCTTTTGTAATGTTACAAGAAATAAACCCGACACCGTAGACTTACAGGAACCTGAAAATGTGGCAAAAGCGGTTAAAACATTACAGCTAAAACATGCGGTAATAACATCCGTTACCAGAGACGATTTACCGGACCAAGGAGCAAACCAATTTGCAGAAGTCGTAAGACAAATACGCAAATACAACCCCGATACGACCATTGAACTCCTAATTCCCGATATGTCCGGAAAAGAAGAGCTGTTAGACATAATCCTTGAAACAAAACCCGATGTTTTAAATCATAACGTAGAAACGGTTCCGGAACTTTATTCCAAAGTGCGTCCTGCCGCAAATTTTTTAAGAAGCATTAAGGTATTGGATTATTCCAAGAAAAAAGGCTTAAAAACCAAATCCGGAATTATGGTAGGTTTCGGAGAAACGGAAGAACAAGTAGTTAATGTTTTTTCGGCGTTA is drawn from Treponema pedis and contains these coding sequences:
- the lipA gene encoding lipoyl synthase — encoded protein: MEKKEFVKKPKWLQLRVQGDGNTANVKNLIRTLNLHTVCHEANCPNRMECFARRTATFMILGRNCTRNCTFCNVTRNKPDTVDLQEPENVAKAVKTLQLKHAVITSVTRDDLPDQGANQFAEVVRQIRKYNPDTTIELLIPDMSGKEELLDIILETKPDVLNHNVETVPELYSKVRPAANFLRSIKVLDYSKKKGLKTKSGIMVGFGETEEQVVNVFSALRKADCDMLTVGQYLQPTKLHIPVTEYVTPEQFEKYREIALKMGFKRVNSGPLVRSSYHAEPI
- a CDS encoding lipoate--protein ligase — encoded protein: MIFIENNNLDPALNHAIELYVMDKYNDDVFMLWRNNPCILIGRYQNINLEVNLEFTASNGIEVVRRLSGGGAIYCDTDNMQYTFITKKPQTKIDDSFKNFAKPVVNALKSLGLNAEFTGRNDIQINGLKVSGNAQFYKNGKVVHHGTLLFKANTYNLSNALKARDIKFKGKEVQSIAARIGFISNFIDMSVTEFKDYVEAFIKKEYNINSVTVLTGDDMEEIKKIKSEIFGTKEWNYGIKPLNKNRKSEKYSCGIVEIDIDYKDGKIQDITIEGDFFGELGIDNLCNILKGSECSRQAVTETLKNIEIDKYIKSMEKEIFIDYIMRIIEADTCDGKKRIC